GGCCCGATGGCGCCGTGAGCGGGAGGCCGGGCCGCTTGGCATCCACAACGTTGACATGGCGGCCCAGATCAACCAAGCACGTTGCGAGGGGCCGTTAGCTCAGTGGATAGAGCAATCGCCTTCTAAGCGATTGGTCGGGGGTTCGAATCCTCCACGGCCCGCCACCTTTTCGGATCTGCGACAGCCCCCTTCTGGCGATCGGCCGGCGCCTGCACGCCCGTCTTGAACGCGTGTTCAAACGGAGTGCCGACCCGCACCCATCACCGCCTTCTGGGGCAATACGGTATCCGCCAAGGCCGGGAAGAGCCGCGACCAGTGGCTGAAGAAGATGAACTGCCCGGCGTCCTCGTGCACCTCGAACGTGATCCAGGGGTAGTCCTCGCGGAACTCGGCGACCGTTTCGGGCGGGGCGATCGGATCGGTGGCGCCGTTGATGAAGCGCACCGGAATCGTGTCACGCGTGGCCTGAACCGCGCGTTTCCAGTCGCCACGGGCGAATTCACACATCTCCTGCGCATAGGCCCGATGAGCCAGATGGCGGGGCGATACGGCGACGCGGGTGCCCGTCAATATCGCCTCTCGTGCCGTGGCATCCGCCATCACGGCCACGTCGGGGCGTGAACTGCCATAGACCTGTCGCACGAACTCCTCCCGCCCGATGCGTGCAGCGAAGTGAAACCCGCCCCGGGCCACCAGCGGGATCAGCGACGGTGTGTAACGCGCCGTGCCCACGACGAAACGATGCCACTTGTCCATCCGGCTGTACTGCACCTCGCGCGTCATTGGCAGGACACCCGCAAAGGCGACCAAGCCCGCCACGCGCCCGGGGAACCGTTCGGCGAAGCAGAAGGCGAGGAAGCTGTCGTTCTCAAGCGATACGAGCGTCACCTTCCCGGCAGTCTCCCGGTCGAGGATCAGCAGGATATCCTCGAAGATTCGGTCCAGCACGTCTTCCCCGGCCTCCCGGCCCGAGGTGTTGCCGTAACCGGGCCGGATCGGCACGATCACGCGATAGCCGCGCCGCGCGGCCTCTTTCTCGGCCAGGGCGGGCCACTGGCAAAAGCCGTAGGTTCCGTGAAAGAACAACAGCGTCTCGCCCCCCGGCGCACCAAAGGCGCGATAGGTCACCGTCCGGCTGCCGTCACATATGAGTTCCTCGTCATCGAAGAACGGCAAGGCGCAGGCCCGCCCCTTGCCGCCGCCCACCGACGGATCGGCAAGCGGGGGGTCGCGGTACATGGAGGCACTGATCAGCGTCAGTTCAAGCTGCGATTGGGCGCCGGTCTTGTCGAAAATCCGCTTGGTCTGTTTCTTGACGGTTTCAGGCGAGACATCGCGATGGACCGCGATTTCCTTTCGGCTGAGACCCTGCAACGACAGGCCCAGAACCTCTTGTTCTGCCGCGGTCAGGTCGAAGGCGCGGGCGATCTGCCCCGCCACCCGGGAAATGGCGGCACGATCAAACAGAATGACGAATTCGCAGGCGGTCGACCCCTCGATATCGACGGGAAGCCGGCGCACGACCGACCCGGGCAGTTTCCCCCGCAGCAGGCCCTGGGCCGTCCGCCGTTCCTGCCCTGCATCACGCGGCCGGTCCGCACGAGACTGGGCCTGACAGGTCGTGTCAGGCGCCAAGAGGCTCTGGGCCTTCGGGTTCGCCCGCAGGACGACACCGTCCTTTGACAGCAGCAGCGCCGGCAAATGTTCGTAGACCGCAAAAAGCTTGTCGATTTCCGGAAACGGCGTGGTGGTGTCGAAGATGCGCTCCGCCTGCCCCACATGGCGCGAGGCCGCCTGCGGGTCGAGGGGAGAGCCGGCAAGGGGCGAGGCGACGGCAAGCGCCTTTTCCCAACTGTCGACAAGGCGTTCATAACGCTCGGGGTTCAGGGCGGTGCCGTAGATTTCGCAAATCAGATCGCTCTCCACCGAAAGCGGTGTGCGCGCGTGGGCGCCCCCGTCGTAAAGCAGTTGTCCCGGCTTGTTCATTCGGAAACCCATCGGAAAGATATATAAATATAGTGCGGACCACGGGGGCACAAGCTCCCATCGGTGGATCCGCCTGTATGTATCCCAATAATGCCATGAGGTTATGACGCTTGGGCGGGCACGCGCAACGCCGCGCATCCCAGGCTGCCCGTCGATTGCGGCGATTGTCCCGATGCGTTCATCAATGCCGCTTTTACAGGCTGATTTCCGCCGGATGCGGCCCCCGAACCGGCGATTATTTGCCGGTCCCGAGCAGCCCCAGACAGATTGAATACCCCAGCTGGGGAATGGAAGCAGGCGCGCCGATTTCACTATTGTCGCGGTAGAGCAGTCCTGACGGTTTTCAGGCGATGGTTCGGGGAAAGGGGCACGAACGCTGTGCCCCCGCCTGTCCACTGCCGGAAGCCGTGATCCAGCAAGCGCGGAGGGCCCGGCGCCGTGTCCGATTTACGGTTTGCGGCAGCAATGCACGCGACACACCCCGGCCGGGTCGAGCCGGTCGCCGCCACGTCCCCGTTCCGGAGGCAACGAAATGGTTCAGACCCTCATCGCGATCACGGCCGTCGCAATGGCCGTGACGCTGTTTCAAACCTCGGTTCTGCTGATCGGCGGGTTCATCGGGAAAGAGATGCTGGCCCCGTTCTACCGCGCAGTCCCCACATGGTGGCAGCGGATGCTGCTGGTGATCATTCCCCTGTCGGGCACCGGGAACCTGCTGGCCGCCTATGCCTTTCGGATCGATCCGATGGCCGCGGGCGTCGGCCTCGCGGTCTTCGGCATCTGGACCCGGCTTGTTGGCGGCGTGATCGTGCAGGGCAAACCGCTCGACGCGGTGAGCCTCGGGCTGGTGGCCGCGATCACGCTGCTTGGCCTGGCGCTTGGCCTGCGTGCCTGAAGCTGGGGCGCCGCCCAGTGCAGCCGCCGCCCCCTGATTTTTTGTACTGAAGAAGGAGAACCCGATGACCCGTTTTGCCTTGCGCCCCCTCATGGCCGCGGCCCTTGCCCTGGCGGCAACGCCCGTGGCGGCCGAGATGACCCTGACCTCGCCCGATATCGCA
The genomic region above belongs to Rhodovulum sp. P5 and contains:
- a CDS encoding alpha/beta fold hydrolase, whose protein sequence is MNKPGQLLYDGGAHARTPLSVESDLICEIYGTALNPERYERLVDSWEKALAVASPLAGSPLDPQAASRHVGQAERIFDTTTPFPEIDKLFAVYEHLPALLLSKDGVVLRANPKAQSLLAPDTTCQAQSRADRPRDAGQERRTAQGLLRGKLPGSVVRRLPVDIEGSTACEFVILFDRAAISRVAGQIARAFDLTAAEQEVLGLSLQGLSRKEIAVHRDVSPETVKKQTKRIFDKTGAQSQLELTLISASMYRDPPLADPSVGGGKGRACALPFFDDEELICDGSRTVTYRAFGAPGGETLLFFHGTYGFCQWPALAEKEAARRGYRVIVPIRPGYGNTSGREAGEDVLDRIFEDILLILDRETAGKVTLVSLENDSFLAFCFAERFPGRVAGLVAFAGVLPMTREVQYSRMDKWHRFVVGTARYTPSLIPLVARGGFHFAARIGREEFVRQVYGSSRPDVAVMADATAREAILTGTRVAVSPRHLAHRAYAQEMCEFARGDWKRAVQATRDTIPVRFINGATDPIAPPETVAEFREDYPWITFEVHEDAGQFIFFSHWSRLFPALADTVLPQKAVMGAGRHSV